A region from the Bradyrhizobium erythrophlei genome encodes:
- the dapA gene encoding 4-hydroxy-tetrahydrodipicolinate synthase, with product MAAKTNFRGSFTALVTPFKNGSLDEAAFRALVGWQIAEGTHGLVPVGTTGESPTVSHDEHKRVVEWCIDEAKGRVPVIAGAGSNSTKEAVELAQHAEKAGANAVLVVTPYYNKPTQEGMYQHFKAINDAIGIPIIIYNIPPRSVIDMSVDTMARLFELKNIAGVKDATASMVRVSQQRAKMGEDFNQLSGEDATVLGYMAHGGHGCISVTSNVAPRLCSEFHLAWQKGDLATALKLHDKLMPLHTNLFIESNPAPVKYALSLLGKMDETLRLPMVPVTEPTRVAVRSAMVHAGLIN from the coding sequence ATGGCAGCCAAGACGAATTTCAGGGGATCATTCACCGCCTTGGTCACGCCCTTCAAGAACGGCTCGCTCGACGAGGCCGCCTTCCGCGCGCTGGTGGGTTGGCAGATCGCCGAGGGGACCCATGGCCTGGTGCCAGTCGGCACGACCGGCGAAAGCCCGACCGTGAGCCATGACGAGCACAAGCGCGTGGTGGAGTGGTGCATCGATGAGGCCAAAGGCCGCGTTCCCGTGATCGCCGGCGCCGGCTCCAACTCGACCAAGGAAGCGGTCGAACTGGCCCAGCATGCGGAAAAGGCGGGCGCCAACGCGGTGCTGGTAGTGACGCCGTATTACAACAAGCCGACCCAGGAAGGCATGTACCAGCACTTCAAGGCGATCAACGACGCGATCGGGATTCCCATCATCATCTACAACATTCCGCCGCGGTCGGTGATCGACATGAGCGTGGACACCATGGCGCGGCTGTTCGAGCTGAAGAACATCGCCGGCGTCAAGGATGCGACCGCAAGCATGGTGCGGGTTTCGCAGCAGCGCGCCAAGATGGGCGAGGATTTCAACCAGCTGTCGGGCGAGGACGCCACCGTGCTCGGCTACATGGCGCATGGCGGCCATGGCTGCATCTCCGTCACCTCCAACGTGGCGCCGCGGCTGTGTTCCGAATTTCACCTGGCCTGGCAGAAGGGTGACCTTGCGACCGCGCTCAAGCTGCACGACAAGCTGATGCCGCTGCACACCAACCTCTTCATCGAGTCCAATCCGGCGCCGGTGAAATACGCGCTGTCGCTGCTCGGCAAGATGGACGAGACGCTGCGGCTGCCGATGGTGCCGGTCACCGAACCCACCCGCGTGGCGGTGCGCAGCGCGATGGTGCATGCGGGGCTGATCAACTAG
- the smpB gene encoding SsrA-binding protein SmpB produces the protein MAEKNQRAIKVVAENRKARFNYAVEDTLEAGIALTGTEVKSLRSGKSTIAESYADTKDGEVWLINANIPEYLQANRFNHEPKRPRKLLLHRKQINKLMGAVEREGMTLIPLKLYFNERGRAKLLLAVAKGKKLHDKRETEKKRDWSREKGRLLRARG, from the coding sequence ATGGCCGAAAAGAACCAGCGCGCGATCAAAGTTGTCGCGGAAAACCGCAAGGCCCGGTTCAACTATGCCGTCGAGGATACGCTGGAGGCGGGAATCGCGCTGACCGGCACCGAGGTCAAGTCGTTGCGCAGCGGCAAGTCGACCATCGCGGAATCCTACGCAGATACCAAGGACGGCGAGGTCTGGCTGATCAACGCCAACATCCCGGAATATCTGCAGGCCAACCGCTTCAATCATGAGCCGAAGCGGCCGCGCAAGCTGTTGCTGCACAGGAAGCAGATCAACAAGCTGATGGGCGCGGTCGAGCGCGAGGGCATGACGCTGATCCCGCTGAAGCTGTATTTCAACGAGCGCGGCCGCGCCAAGCTGCTGCTGGCGGTGGCCAAGGGCAAGAAGCTGCATGACAAGCGCGAGACCGAGAAGAAGCGTGACTGGAGCCGCGAGAAGGGCCGCCTGCTGCGGGCGCGGGGATAG
- the mscL gene encoding large conductance mechanosensitive channel protein MscL encodes MLKEFREFAMKGNVVDLAVGVIIGAAFGAIVTSLVGDIIMPIIGAITGGLDFSNYYTGLSKAVTATNLADAKKQGAVLAWGNFLTLTLNFIIIAFVLFIVIRAINTLKRKDEAAPAPPKPTREEELLTEIRDLLKKS; translated from the coding sequence ATGCTCAAGGAGTTTCGCGAATTCGCCATGAAGGGTAACGTCGTCGACCTCGCGGTCGGCGTCATCATCGGCGCGGCCTTCGGCGCGATCGTCACCTCGCTGGTCGGCGACATCATCATGCCGATCATCGGCGCGATCACGGGCGGTCTGGACTTCTCCAATTACTATACCGGGCTTTCGAAGGCGGTCACCGCCACCAACCTCGCCGACGCCAAAAAGCAGGGCGCGGTGCTGGCCTGGGGCAATTTCCTCACGCTGACGCTGAACTTCATCATCATTGCCTTTGTGCTGTTCATCGTCATTCGCGCCATCAACACCTTGAAGCGCAAGGATGAAGCCGCACCCGCGCCGCCGAAACCGACCCGGGAGGAAGAACTGCTGACCGAAATCCGCGATCTGCTCAAAAAGTCTTGA
- a CDS encoding peroxiredoxin has product MNQKNLLEVDWSKIPAPTDDGAAAHLVGMTIPPIGLLATDDSSVTLSALPARTVVFAYPRTGEPGKIALVDDWDMIPGARGCTPQTCAFRDLFAELKAAGAAQVFGLSTQSNAYQAEMAARLHLPFPVLSDEKLKLTRALGLPTMEVAGLTLIKRLALIVDDGRIAHVFYPVFPPDRNAGDVLAWLKENEV; this is encoded by the coding sequence ATGAACCAGAAAAATCTGCTTGAAGTCGACTGGAGTAAAATTCCCGCGCCGACTGACGACGGGGCAGCGGCGCATCTGGTGGGCATGACGATCCCGCCGATCGGCCTTCTCGCCACCGACGACAGCTCGGTGACATTGTCGGCGCTGCCGGCGCGCACGGTGGTGTTCGCCTATCCCCGAACCGGCGAACCCGGCAAGATCGCGCTGGTCGATGACTGGGACATGATCCCGGGCGCGCGGGGCTGCACCCCGCAAACCTGCGCGTTCCGCGACCTGTTCGCCGAACTGAAGGCCGCCGGCGCCGCGCAGGTGTTCGGCCTTTCGACGCAGAGCAATGCCTACCAGGCCGAAATGGCCGCGCGGCTGCATCTGCCGTTCCCGGTGTTGTCGGACGAAAAGCTGAAGCTGACACGCGCGCTCGGTTTGCCGACCATGGAGGTCGCCGGCCTGACGCTGATCAAGCGGCTGGCGCTGATCGTCGACGACGGCCGCATCGCCCATGTGTTCTATCCGGTGTTTCCGCCCGACCGGAACGCCGGCGACGTGCTGGCCTGGCTGAAGGAAAACGAGGTTTAG
- a CDS encoding uracil-DNA glycosylase, whose product MTTISTTENDRASGRPRPALLETQPDRNCPLCPRLKSFREEARARHPDWFNSPVRSFGDPNGRLLIVGLAPGMQGANRTGRPFTGDFAGDLLYATLIEYGFAKGVYQARPDDGLRLVDCRISNAVRCVPPQNKPMPAEINTCRQFLITALASLPRLRAIVALGRVAHESTLKALGLRSAAAPFAHGAIHQAGVVKLYDSYHCSRYNTNTRVLTPDMFRSVFAKVKADLD is encoded by the coding sequence ATGACGACGATTTCGACGACTGAAAACGACAGGGCCAGCGGCCGGCCACGGCCCGCCCTCCTCGAGACCCAACCCGATCGTAATTGCCCGCTCTGCCCGAGGCTCAAGAGCTTCCGCGAGGAAGCGCGTGCACGTCATCCGGACTGGTTCAACTCGCCGGTGCGGTCGTTCGGCGACCCTAACGGACGGCTCCTGATCGTCGGCCTCGCGCCGGGGATGCAGGGCGCCAACCGAACCGGGCGTCCCTTCACCGGCGATTTCGCCGGTGACCTGCTCTACGCCACCCTGATCGAATACGGCTTTGCCAAAGGCGTCTACCAGGCCCGGCCCGACGACGGCTTGAGGCTGGTCGATTGCCGGATCAGCAACGCGGTGCGTTGCGTGCCGCCGCAGAACAAGCCGATGCCCGCCGAGATCAACACCTGCCGGCAATTCCTCATCACGGCGCTGGCGTCGCTGCCACGCCTGCGCGCGATCGTGGCACTCGGCCGGGTGGCGCATGAATCGACGCTGAAGGCGCTCGGCCTGCGCAGTGCCGCGGCCCCATTCGCGCATGGCGCGATCCATCAGGCCGGCGTGGTAAAGCTCTACGACAGCTACCACTGCTCCCGTTACAACACCAATACGCGGGTGCTGACGCCGGACATGTTCCGCAGCGTGTTCGCGAAGGTGAAGGCGGATCTGGACTAG
- a CDS encoding arylsulfatase gives MSKDKDLARPKTGADQTGAGLKRRDLLLSGSSLVAASALSAVGLTSAGQAQQQPAAPVSASAGQRPNVVVIMGDDIGMWNIGAYHRGMMAGRTPNLDKLAAEGMLFTDYYAEASCTAGRANFITGELPIRTGMTTVGQAGASIGIPAQAVTIATALKGLGYATGQFGKNHLGDKNEFLPTVHGFDEFFGYLYHLDAMEDPAHPGYPQDLLNKVGPRNMLHCYATDVDDPTVDPRWGKVGKQKIEDAGTLYPKRMETVDDEIRDLALKFIEKAKADNKPFFLWLNPTRMHIVTHLSPKYEALRNSQNGWTIHEAGMAQLDDDVGLVMKKLKDMGVDDNTIVVFTTDNGTEVFTWPDGGQTPFAQSKGTVMEGGFRVPCMIRWPGKVPAGKVENGIISGLDWFPTFLAAAGNPNIAEELKKGKQIGDTTYKCYLDGYNQMDMITGKGPSNRHEVFFFGESEIGAVRIDDFKYRFIDQPGGWLGEKTKPDVPYLINLRLDPFERTGWPNSGTKEGAQQYFDWFKYEFWRFVFVQQQVEKLAMTAIEFPPMQKGASFNLDAVKAKIEAARAAMAK, from the coding sequence ATGAGCAAAGATAAGGATTTAGCGAGACCCAAGACCGGTGCGGATCAGACCGGCGCAGGGTTGAAGCGCCGGGATCTGTTGTTGAGTGGTAGTTCTCTCGTTGCCGCTTCGGCGCTCTCGGCCGTCGGCCTGACTAGCGCTGGGCAAGCGCAGCAACAACCTGCGGCGCCGGTATCTGCATCGGCCGGCCAGCGGCCCAACGTTGTCGTCATCATGGGCGACGACATCGGCATGTGGAACATCGGGGCCTATCACCGCGGCATGATGGCCGGGCGGACTCCGAACCTCGATAAGCTTGCCGCCGAAGGCATGCTGTTCACCGATTATTATGCCGAGGCGAGCTGCACGGCGGGCCGTGCCAACTTCATCACCGGGGAGCTCCCGATCCGCACCGGCATGACCACGGTCGGCCAGGCCGGTGCATCGATAGGCATACCGGCGCAGGCGGTGACGATCGCCACCGCGCTGAAAGGATTGGGCTATGCCACCGGCCAGTTCGGCAAGAACCACTTGGGCGACAAAAACGAATTTTTGCCGACGGTGCATGGCTTCGACGAATTCTTCGGCTACCTCTATCACCTCGACGCGATGGAAGATCCTGCGCACCCTGGTTACCCGCAGGATCTGCTGAACAAAGTCGGTCCGCGCAACATGCTCCATTGCTATGCGACCGATGTCGACGACCCCACCGTAGATCCGCGCTGGGGCAAAGTTGGCAAACAAAAGATCGAGGATGCCGGAACGCTCTATCCGAAGCGAATGGAAACCGTGGACGACGAAATCCGCGACCTCGCCCTGAAGTTCATCGAGAAGGCCAAGGCCGACAACAAGCCGTTCTTCCTGTGGCTCAATCCGACACGTATGCACATCGTCACTCATCTCTCGCCCAAATACGAGGCGCTGCGCAACTCCCAGAACGGCTGGACCATCCATGAAGCCGGCATGGCGCAGCTCGACGACGACGTCGGGCTTGTGATGAAGAAACTAAAGGACATGGGCGTCGATGATAACACCATCGTGGTCTTCACCACCGACAACGGCACCGAGGTCTTCACCTGGCCTGATGGCGGACAGACACCGTTCGCCCAGAGTAAGGGCACCGTCATGGAAGGTGGTTTCCGCGTGCCCTGTATGATCCGCTGGCCGGGCAAGGTGCCGGCCGGCAAGGTCGAGAACGGTATTATTTCCGGGCTGGACTGGTTCCCGACCTTCCTTGCGGCGGCCGGTAACCCGAACATCGCCGAAGAGCTGAAGAAGGGCAAACAGATCGGCGACACGACCTATAAGTGTTATCTGGACGGCTATAACCAGATGGACATGATCACGGGCAAGGGGCCGTCGAACCGCCACGAAGTCTTTTTCTTCGGAGAGAGCGAGATCGGCGCCGTGCGCATCGACGACTTCAAGTATCGTTTTATCGACCAGCCCGGAGGCTGGCTGGGCGAAAAAACCAAGCCTGACGTACCCTATTTGATCAACCTTCGCCTCGATCCTTTCGAGCGCACAGGCTGGCCCAATAGCGGGACCAAAGAGGGTGCCCAGCAATATTTCGACTGGTTCAAATATGAATTCTGGCGCTTTGTGTTTGTCCAGCAGCAGGTGGAAAAGCTGGCGATGACGGCGATCGAGTTTCCGCCGATGCAAAAGGGCGCGAGTTTCAATCTCGATGCCGTGAAGGCGAAAATCGAGGCCGCGAGGGCGGCAATGGCCAAGTAG
- a CDS encoding lytic transglycosylase domain-containing protein: MSALAGDAWATPKKVPLPKPRPIARSAVPKTTPAAKTADKTTAPAATSAPAALAPATRQHAALPPPRKPPPPAAALATTSSTSQADTDALENVIDLVRKHKPADATQAEAVIMDPVARKLAEWIILRSDDNGASVERYRAFITGNPSWPSQTFLRRRLEASLWDDHREDSTVWAWFENESPISAKGKFALARVMLARGDRANAERLVRDAWRNDSMSEDTESTALDLFGALLTPGDQKARMDLFLYGSEHEAALRAAKRLGAAYVALAKARIASYHKASNTRALLEAVPQELHSDPGYIFSKIQLLRREEKFAEAGQLMLSAPRDPARLYNVDEWWIERRLLSRKMLDIGENRSAYLIARDAALPARDIYKTEQEFTAGWIALRFLTDPALAAQHFARIGVGSVNPTTLARAGYWQGRAAEAAGRAQEARAAYTAAAAQSTSYYGQLARAKLGLPQIELNAAPTGRGRGVERLEIVRATQLLYELDEREIAVPIFADMGENGDPDALIGLGELASRYRDARSMLLVGKAALNRGLPFDFYAYPVAGIPPFKSIGPQVEQSIVFAIARQESAFNPAVVSPAQAYGLMQVTPDAGRYVCKKYGANFDLGRMKNDPVYNAALGAAELGGLIDDYRGSYIMTFAAYNAGRGSVKKWVDRYGDPRDPKVDAVDWVELIPFSETRNYVQRIMENLQVYRARFGGGTRLQIEADLHRGATVE; the protein is encoded by the coding sequence TTGTCGGCGTTGGCCGGGGACGCCTGGGCCACGCCCAAGAAAGTTCCATTGCCCAAGCCGCGGCCGATCGCGCGCAGCGCCGTGCCCAAAACCACGCCCGCGGCAAAGACCGCGGATAAAACCACCGCTCCGGCGGCGACAAGCGCTCCCGCGGCCCTCGCCCCCGCGACCCGCCAGCATGCGGCGTTGCCGCCGCCGCGCAAGCCGCCGCCCCCCGCGGCCGCCTTGGCCACGACATCATCGACCTCACAGGCCGACACCGATGCGCTGGAAAACGTCATCGACCTCGTGCGCAAGCACAAGCCCGCGGATGCGACCCAGGCCGAAGCGGTCATCATGGACCCGGTGGCGAGGAAGCTTGCCGAATGGATCATCCTGCGCAGCGACGATAACGGGGCGTCGGTCGAGCGCTATCGCGCTTTCATCACGGGCAACCCGAGCTGGCCGTCGCAGACCTTCCTGCGCCGCCGTCTCGAGGCGTCGCTGTGGGACGACCATCGCGAAGATTCCACGGTGTGGGCGTGGTTCGAAAACGAATCGCCGATATCGGCCAAAGGCAAGTTCGCGCTGGCCCGGGTGATGCTCGCTCGCGGCGACCGCGCCAATGCGGAGCGTCTGGTGCGTGACGCCTGGCGCAACGATTCCATGTCCGAGGATACCGAGAGCACGGCGCTCGACCTGTTCGGCGCGCTGCTGACGCCGGGCGATCAGAAGGCGCGGATGGATCTGTTCCTCTATGGCAGCGAGCACGAAGCCGCGCTGCGCGCCGCCAAGCGGCTGGGCGCGGCTTACGTCGCGCTGGCCAAGGCGCGGATCGCGTCCTACCACAAGGCCTCCAACACGAGGGCGCTGCTGGAGGCGGTTCCGCAGGAACTGCACAGCGATCCCGGCTACATCTTCAGCAAGATCCAGCTGCTCCGCCGCGAAGAGAAATTCGCGGAAGCCGGCCAGCTCATGCTCAGCGCGCCGAGGGATCCGGCACGCCTCTACAATGTCGACGAATGGTGGATCGAGCGGCGCTTGCTGTCGCGCAAGATGCTCGACATCGGCGAAAACCGTAGCGCCTATTTGATCGCGCGCGACGCGGCACTGCCGGCGCGCGACATCTACAAGACCGAGCAGGAATTCACCGCGGGCTGGATCGCGCTGCGCTTCCTGACCGACCCGGCGCTGGCCGCGCAGCATTTCGCCCGCATCGGGGTCGGCAGCGTCAATCCGACCACGCTGGCGCGCGCCGGCTATTGGCAGGGACGCGCCGCCGAGGCGGCGGGCCGTGCCCAGGAGGCCCGCGCCGCCTATACGGCGGCGGCGGCGCAATCGACCAGCTATTACGGCCAGCTGGCGCGGGCAAAACTCGGACTTCCCCAGATCGAGTTGAACGCCGCGCCGACCGGCCGGGGCCGCGGCGTCGAAAGACTGGAGATCGTTCGCGCCACCCAACTGCTCTACGAGCTGGACGAACGTGAAATCGCGGTGCCGATTTTTGCCGATATGGGAGAGAACGGCGATCCCGACGCGCTGATCGGCCTCGGCGAACTGGCCTCCCGCTATCGCGATGCGCGCAGCATGCTTCTGGTCGGCAAGGCCGCCCTCAACCGCGGACTGCCGTTCGATTTCTACGCCTATCCGGTGGCGGGGATCCCGCCATTCAAATCGATCGGGCCGCAAGTCGAGCAGAGCATCGTCTTCGCCATCGCGCGGCAGGAAAGCGCCTTCAATCCGGCCGTGGTGTCGCCGGCGCAAGCCTACGGGCTAATGCAGGTGACGCCGGACGCGGGGCGCTATGTCTGCAAGAAATACGGTGCCAATTTCGACCTCGGCCGGATGAAGAACGATCCGGTCTATAACGCAGCCCTCGGTGCCGCCGAACTCGGCGGGCTGATCGACGACTATCGCGGCTCCTACATCATGACGTTTGCGGCCTACAATGCCGGCCGCGGCAGCGTCAAGAAATGGGTCGACCGCTACGGCGACCCGCGCGATCCCAAGGTCGACGCGGTCGATTGGGTCGAACTCATCCCGTTTTCCGAGACGCGCAACTATGTGCAGCGGATCATGGAGAACCTGCAGGTCTATCGCGCGCGCTTCGGCGGCGGCACGCGGCTGCAGATCGAGGCCGACCTGCATCGCGGCGCGACAGTCGAGTAG